A window of Thiocapsa bogorovii genomic DNA:
CCAGTGAGCAGCTTCTCGGTGACGATGAGGATCTTGGGCTGCTGATCGAGCTTGCCGAAGCTCTTGCGGATCTGCCGCTCCCGCTTCGGGTCGAGATGGAATTCCTTGAGCAGCTTCGAGTCGTTGTTGCTGCCGGTGTAGACGACCTCGGAATAGGCGGGCGGCAGGAACTGATCCAGCGAGTGCTTGTAGTGCGCGCAGGCCTCGCGGTCCACGCCCACGAGGAACGCCTTGTAGCCGAGCGGCTCGACATTCTCGCGGTAGTGGCTGGCGACGAACTGCGCCACTTTCTGTATCCGCTCCTTGCCCTTGAGGAAGTTCTTCAGATTCACCGCCCGATCGAGGATCTTGTTCAGCTCCTCGATGTCCGCCACCCCCTCGGCCTCGGCCAGCGACAGGAAATCCTTGTCCAGCGTCTCGTGCGGGACCAGCATCTCGTTCGGGGCGAGCTGGTAGTAGAGCGGCAGTGTCGTGCCGTCCTCAATGCTGTCCGCGATTGAATACTTATGCAGATACCCTTGGTCGTCCTCGCAGCCAAAGGTCTTGAAGGTGCCCTTGCCGTAGACGGTCTTGTCCACCGGGGTGCCGGTGAAGCCGATGAAGGTCGCGTTCGGCAGGCCGGCCATCAAAAAGTTACCGAGATCGCCGCCGGTGGTGCGGTGTGCCTCGTCGATGAGCACATAGATGTTCGAGCCCCTGTTGAGGTTCGCCGGCATGTCGCGGAACTTGTGGATCATCGTCACGATGATGCCCCGATAGTCGTCGCGCAATAGCTGGTTGAGCCGGGCGATGCTGCTGGCGTGCTCCAGGTTGCCCAAGCCCAGCGCCGCGAGGTTCTTGAGCATCTGATCTTCCAGCTCGTTGCGGTCGATCATCAGCAGCACGGTGGGCTTGTCCGCCTCGGGCGCGCGGAACAGCCGCTCCGCCGCCTTGATCATCGTGAAGGTCTTGCCGCTGCCCTGGGTATGCCAGATCAGGCCACGGGTGCGGATGGGATCAAGGGCGCGACCGACCGTCGCGTCCACCGCGCCGGTCTGGTGCTGCCGCAGGATGTACTTGTTCAGCTCCTCGTCCTTCTCGGCAAAGACGATGTAGTCCTTCAGGAAACCGAGCACCCGCGGGATGGCGCAGAAGGTTTTGACTCGGGCTTCGAGACGCCCCGGAACGGAGGGGGGACATTCCTGTCCCCCTCTCTCACCAATGGGTTCGGGGTTGGAAAACCCCGACTCCTGTCCCCGCTCCCATAGAAAGTAGTGCCCGTCCCGCAACGCCGCCTTCACCGGATTCTCTCGTATATACTCTGCCACCTTGAAAAAATGCCGCTCATTCCGGATCAGTCGATCCCAATACTCATCCTGCCAAAGCGCTCCGGACTTCCCCATCCGCTTGTTGATCTCCCGTGCCGTGAATCCTTTCCAGGATTTCATGATATCGGCCAGCTTATTTGCCCCAAGCGGTCGAAACAGCACATGGACGTGGTTCGGCATCACCACGAACGACGCCAGCTCATACCGGTCTCCGTCGAAGTGCCGGAGTGCATCGGCGACGACTTCCGCATTCGCCGGGGCCTTCAGTACGCACGACCCGCTGCCCTGGTCCAGCCAAGCATCGATCTGCTGCGAAAAGCGCTGGTGATACTCGGCTTCAGTCTGCTCTTGCCAAGGCTCGGGATGCTGTTTGAGCCAGACGTCCCGTTCGTCCTTCCACTGATCCAGCTTCGCCTTCGGTAGCGCGTCTCCCAGCCGCCAGGTCACGAATATCCACGCGTTGCCTTGCTGCCAGTGAGGGAGCCGGTTTCTGGTAACGTCGATCTCGGCTTCGGTGTCGAAAAAGGAGCGGGGGTTTTCCAACCCCCTTTTCTCTCCAAGCGGGGGACAGGAATGTCCCCACTCCACTTTCCAAGCAAAGATGTTCCGCCGCACCGTGTTCCAGCTCACCCCGTAGCAAAACCCGATGGCATCGGTGGCGGTGAAGAGCTGCTGCGACACGAACAGCTCGGGCGTCTCGCGGTGGTAACGGCGGATCTGGTCCACCCCCAGCGCAATCGCCTCGTCCTTGCTGGCGTTCTTGCACTCGATCACCAGCACCGGGATGCCGTTGATGAGAAAGACGATGTCTTGCCGCGTCCCGTAGTGACCGTTGTGAAAGGCCCACTCCTCGGTGACCTCGTAGACGTTGTTCTCGGGGTGCTCGTAATCGATCAGGATCAGGTCGTGCTCGCGCTTCTCCGCGTGATCGAAGAACTTGCCCCGGTTGCGCAGGTGCTCGACGAATTCTCGGTTGCCGTAGATGTCGGTGTGGAGATGGCGGAACTGCCCGAGCAAGGCGCCCTCGGCTTCGGCGTAACGCGGGTTGAATTCCCGCACCTTGGCGTCGAGCAGGTCGTCGAAGAAGAGCGACAAAGGAGCGGGTGTTTTCCAACCCCTGGTCTTGGATTCAAAGGGGGCAGGAATGCCCCCTCTCCTTTGCTCGGCCTCCTCGCGGGGCACAAAGGTCCACCCGATGGCCTGGGCGTATTCGAGAATCCGGGCTTGGACGGTTTTGTGCTCGCTGGGTGTGGGCATCACTAGTCTCGCTTCGTTCCGCCCTTTACCCGAACATCAATCTCGGCGGGATCCCCAAGTTCTGGAACAGCCTGTTCCAGAAACTCAGAAACCGTCAACCGGCTGAGAAACTCCCGCGCCTGGGTCAAGAACGTGCTACTTGAATATTCGCTGTAGAGATGACGCATTCGCCAGAGATTGTCCGCCGAGAAACCAGTGGTCGCCGGGAACTCGAGTTTCAAATCCCGCGACAGGGACTCAACCACCGATTTCCCCCAGCCCAGTTCCCGTTGTTTCTCGACGATTCCCTGTCCGATATCCCAGTACAGAAGAATCATCTCACGATTCACCGACCGGCTCGCCGACAGCCGTGCCGAACGAATCCTCGATTTAACTTCGCCCAGCCAAGCGATGTAGTCAGGGGATGTTGCTACTTCATCAGGCATGTCAAATCCCCCATTCCTATGCGCCTCCCCCGACCGAGTAAGTGCTCGACACACCCCTGGGGGAGGGAGATATCGCAGCGAGTGCAGGCGGTACGGGTTGAGTCGGCGTGAGCTGCCCCAGTGCCACAACGGGTTCACCCATCGCACTCGGCCGGCACCCCTGCACTTCGCGCCAGACCTCCTCCGGCACCAAGACAGCCGGGAAGTCCGTCAACAAGTCTAGGCACCATAGTTCGTCCAGATGGATGAGGGGTCCCGCATCACTGACGACCAGTGGCGGTTGATGGTCAATCTCGTCCACGCAGACCCCACGCGACGTCTTCTCTGATAAAGGATTCGGTCAGCGACGCTTCGTGGGACTCCAGAAATCGCCGTAGCGCCTCCGCCAGCAGGTCGTTGAAGTCCGTCGCCCAGCCGTCCGCGACGAATGCTCGGGCCTGAGCCGCAAGCTCCGCAGGAAGTTCAGCCTCGATCAGGGTGTTGTTCATGGCTTATAGTCCGAAATGCATTAGGTATGCGGTTTGACAGCCGACGATGAACACCTGCGCGGTGGTCGATACCTACTCAAGTTGGCGTTTACCGCTCGACAGCAGCCTTCTCTGAGAAATCGGGCCTCTGTAGATGTCCTCATCAAGAAACTGCAGGAGCGAGCGTAGCGCGCCTTTCTCTTCAGGGAGAACAATCTGGTTTCCGGCCATTTGAACTTCATATTCGACCGATGCGGCCGCATCTCTGATCATATCCCCTGTGGCGTGATCAAGAATGCCGCCCCGAAGGATCAGAGCGATTTTCGTTCGACTCCACGTGTTGCACGCAGCCAAAAATCGTCCTGGATCAGTACATCTAAGACGGTTGTGAGCTACAAATTGACCGATTTGCTCGTCCGTTGCCTCGATAAAATAGGCGGAAAGATCGAAGAGCTGTTTTGCTAAGTGGAAACTCTTGAATCTCAATGTTCCGTTATCCCACACTGCAGTGATACTTGCGTCCAAAAGGAGAACAGGCTTGGTCAGTTGCTTGAATGTTGACGCATCCGCCATCGGCAATATCGCGAATCTCCGGCCGGGGATCAGGATGCGACGAGAATCAAAGTTCTGGAAGTAGAGCTTACGTTGGCCAGCAGAGAAATCGTATCCAACGATTCCGTTAATCGGAAGCTCTGCAAAATCAGCCGAATTAACTCTCTCAGCAGAAAGCGGCTGCCGACAGAATCCGATCAGGTCTTCCTCAATGGGAAAATCATGGATTTCGAAGCATTCGTCGTCGTGAAGTTTGTAGCCGGGGTCGAATTCTACGACTTGCTCAATACCCCCACCAAACGAATCGGCGGCCGATAGAAAAAGATCACGAGCACTTGAAGCGGCCGATTGGTCCAGATCGAGCCTCAAGAATGGGCTCTGTTGGTCTTTGGTCAAAAGGATGGGATTCATTTCACTTTGGTAACATCGAGAAGCATGTAGTCGGTCAGGCTGACCACCGACTTGATCGCCTTGGTATTGTGGAGATTTCGTCTAGACAGGAGCGTATAGCCAACGTCCTCAATCGTGACCTCGTAGAAATGGTAACCGATTAGCCCCAGTAGAGGATTGGTGTGGTAGGCATTCGACGTCATTACCACGAGAAAGAACACTCCGAGAACAACGAACATGGGAACGCCGTCGAACTGAGTTCCCCGTGCTAACGGCAAAAGATAGGCTAGAACAAATCCAACAATTTCCTTGTCTGCTGGTTTGATCGACTTGATCACGACGGTGTTTATAGAGAGCTGCTTCGCTGCGAGGTTGATCACCGTCACACAAGCGATCACCGCGACGACAGCGCCTGCAAGAAGACCCAGTGCCAGATATCGTTGGCTGTCGAACCAAAAAACGATGGCGAACGTCACCATCACTGGCGCAAACGCAGTGGCCACCAACAGGAGCTTTGGAAGGAATCTCAGCATGGCATCTCCAGTTCGTGAACACGGGTCTTCGCGGTCATCAGTTCGTGAAGGAGGGTGCGGAAGAGGTCTTGGAGGGCGTTGCGCTTTGATGTCGCCAAATCGTGCTTGGCGTCGATCAATTCGAGGTGTGTCACGATCTCGTCTTGCTGGTCTGTCGGTGGCAGCGGCATCTGGGTATTCTTCACGGCGCCGACGTTGAAGTGCTGCTGTGCGAGTCCAATCTTACCCGCTTGAACCTGAACCTTGGCGGCGTCCGAGTTGAAGAATCGACTCAAGTAGTGGCTCCTGAGCTTTTCCTTGTTGGGCCGGACGAATATCAGGTCGATGCAGTTGCTGCCGTCGAATTCAGGTGGAACGACACAGGAAGTGCCGGGGTAGCCCGTTCGGACGATGAGAACGTCGCCCGCAGACAATTTTGATTTCTTCACCGGGCCGTTGTTCACTTCCTCGGAAATGTAGACCATCGGTTCGGGCTGAATCCGATCTTCGCGAACGTTCTGGGAACGGAACGCAGGAACGCCGTCCTTCACGTAGTAGCTCGATGGCTTC
This region includes:
- a CDS encoding HsdR family type I site-specific deoxyribonuclease yields the protein MPTPSEHKTVQARILEYAQAIGWTFVPREEAEQRRGGIPAPFESKTRGWKTPAPLSLFFDDLLDAKVREFNPRYAEAEGALLGQFRHLHTDIYGNREFVEHLRNRGKFFDHAEKREHDLILIDYEHPENNVYEVTEEWAFHNGHYGTRQDIVFLINGIPVLVIECKNASKDEAIALGVDQIRRYHRETPELFVSQQLFTATDAIGFCYGVSWNTVRRNIFAWKVEWGHSCPPLGEKRGLENPRSFFDTEAEIDVTRNRLPHWQQGNAWIFVTWRLGDALPKAKLDQWKDERDVWLKQHPEPWQEQTEAEYHQRFSQQIDAWLDQGSGSCVLKAPANAEVVADALRHFDGDRYELASFVVMPNHVHVLFRPLGANKLADIMKSWKGFTAREINKRMGKSGALWQDEYWDRLIRNERHFFKVAEYIRENPVKAALRDGHYFLWERGQESGFSNPEPIGERGGQECPPSVPGRLEARVKTFCAIPRVLGFLKDYIVFAEKDEELNKYILRQHQTGAVDATVGRALDPIRTRGLIWHTQGSGKTFTMIKAAERLFRAPEADKPTVLLMIDRNELEDQMLKNLAALGLGNLEHASSIARLNQLLRDDYRGIIVTMIHKFRDMPANLNRGSNIYVLIDEAHRTTGGDLGNFLMAGLPNATFIGFTGTPVDKTVYGKGTFKTFGCEDDQGYLHKYSIADSIEDGTTLPLYYQLAPNEMLVPHETLDKDFLSLAEAEGVADIEELNKILDRAVNLKNFLKGKERIQKVAQFVASHYRENVEPLGYKAFLVGVDREACAHYKHSLDQFLPPAYSEVVYTGSNNDSKLLKEFHLDPKRERQIRKSFGKLDQQPKILIVTEKLLTGFDAPVLYAMYLDKPMRDHTLLQAIARVNRPYENEAQEMVKPHGFVLDFVGIFDKLEQALAFDSDEINAIVKDLKLLKVLFKNKMESKAPAYLGLIERNFNDKDVDTLIEHFRDPERRKAFFKEYKEIEMLYEIISPDAFLRPFMDDYGTLSAIYAVVRKAYSKRVQVDREFQRKTNQLVQEQVGLYEVRPVDGLVEINAETIELIKQRQGGDATKVINLVKGIERKAEEESEDPYLIAMAERARAVQDAFESRQLDTAEALAALLREVESNETRKQEQAEKSFDGLTYFVYRTLLDAGVGNPEAVSRKIRLAFGECSNWKRSENALRELRKRVTFAIFAETEDLDRVTALVDELFTLLDKAGRI
- a CDS encoding DUF1016 N-terminal domain-containing protein — its product is MPDEVATSPDYIAWLGEVKSRIRSARLSASRSVNREMILLYWDIGQGIVEKQRELGWGKSVVESLSRDLKLEFPATTGFSADNLWRMRHLYSEYSSSTFLTQAREFLSRLTVSEFLEQAVPELGDPAEIDVRVKGGTKRD
- a CDS encoding CopG family transcriptional regulator, with protein sequence MNNTLIEAELPAELAAQARAFVADGWATDFNDLLAEALRRFLESHEASLTESFIREDVAWGLRGRD